The stretch of DNA GGGTCCGGAAATATCGACGATGCTCAAAAGGTATTCCGTGAGATTCCCAAGGATAATGTGGTTCCATGGAGTTTTATGATTGCTAGGCACTCACAGTGTGACCGGTGTGAGGAAGCTTTGGATTTGTTTCTTCAAATGAGGAAAGCCTTTGTTTGCCCCAACCAGTTCACTCTAGCTAGTGTTCTCCAAGCTTGCGCTAGTAATGAGAGCTTGGGATTTGGAAAACAAATCCACTGCCTTGTGGTAAGAAATGGACTTAATACCAACGTATATGTTTCAAATGCCCTCATGGATGTGTATGCTAAATGTGAAGAGATGGAGGCCTCGATGAATTTGTTTTCGGAGTTTAATGACAAAAACGAAGTATCATGGAATACAATGATTGTTGGATATGTCCAACTAGGAGATGGAGAGGCGGCCTTCCAAATGTTCTTGAATATGTGTGAAGAACATGTGGTAGCAACTGAAGTAACATATTCTAGCTTGCTTCGCGCATGCGCTAGCTTGGCTGCCTTGGTTGCTGGCTGTCAGATTCATTCAGTGGTTATTAAAACCTTGTATAATGGGGATGATTCTGTGAGCAATGCTCTTATTGATATGTATGCAAAGTGTGGGCGGATTAAAGATGCTCAATTGATCTTCGATACTATGAGCCAGAGGGACATTGTTTCTTGGAATTCTATGATATCATCATACTCGATGCATGGTCTAGGTACCGAGGCTCTACAAGTTTACAAAGATATGTTAGAATCAGGATTCACACCAAATCAACTTACCTTTGTAGGTGTACTTTCAGCATGTAGCAATACAGGATTGTTAGATCAAGGCCAAATTTATTTTACGTCCATGCAAGAGGACCATGGTATTGAACCATGCATGGAGCATTATACCTGTATGGTATCATTATTGGGGCGATTAGGCCACCTCGAGAAGGCTGTAAAGATGATAGATGAAATTCCATCTGCACCTAGTGTTATGGTATGGCGTGCTTTACTGGGGGCTTGTGTTGCACACAAAAATGTCGAGATTGGAAAATTAGCTGCGGATCGTGTGCTGGAGATGGAACCGCAAGATGAATCAAGCTATGTGTTACTGTCAAACATGTACGCCACAGCAAAAAGATGGGATCATGTTGCTCTCGTAAGAAAAAACATGAAGAAGATGCGCATAAAGAAAGAACCCGGACTCAGTTGGATTGAGAGCCAGGGATTAGTACACTATTTTGCAGTTGGAGATGATTCACATGAAGACATAAAACTTATTCGTGGAATGCTTGAATGGTTGAATGTTAGAAGCAAGAGAGAAGGTTATGCTCCTGATAATGGTGTTATTTTACTTGATGTGGAAGAGGATGAAAAGGGCCGCCTCTTGTGGCTACACAGTGAAAGGATAGCTTTAGCCTTTGCACTTACCAGAATGCCACCAGGAAGCCCTATTCGTATAATCAAGAACCTACGAACGTGCGCCGATTGCCATGCAGCATTTAAGTTTATATCATCGTTTGTACACAGAGAAATTGTTATCAGAGATGTAAACCGATACCATCACTTTCAAGATGGTATTTGCTCCTGCCACGATTATTGGTGACAAAACTCAACCGGAAAATTACTGACGCTCAATTAGATGGAATCTTTATCAACTTGCCGCTGTTTGACGAGGTTGGTTAGGGGCGGGTTTGTTGTTTTGGGTGGTGAAAATGCAAGCCAGAAAGTGTGCTGTGATATTTGTTTGATTTGCAAATATATTTCTCTTTCATCTTACTTTTCTCTTTTTTTGCTTCAACGCACTATCTTCATAGATGCATTGTACTTTGCTCTTTTTTTGCTTTGCCACGTTGCTCTTTTTTTGCTTTGCCACGTTTTCTtcataaataatgtattttatgtttttttggTGTGTATTTGTTTGGTAGCAGTGTTGTCAAATATCAGTCCTCTAGTGGTGCGGTGAAAATGCGAGGTAGAAAGCGAGCTGCAATATCTGGTTTGGTTTGAAAGTATATTGTTACTCTTTTTTACTTTGCTACATTTTCTTCATTGGTGTATATTTGTTTTATAGCGTTTTCATCAAAAATCAGTCCCCAAGTGATGTGTTTGTGCCTCTCTTGAAAATGATGTTCCTCGAGGTGTGGTGTTGCTtattttatatgttttataattgttCGTATCATTTGTGAATCTGaattttatttctaattaaatACGATGAGAGCTATGCAAGTTTAATATGCACATGTGAGgataatgtatatatattatatatattcttgttgtttaattttgctTCTTTGAGTCAGGTTGAATGGTCAATGAATTATTATGTGAAAAAAGGCGCGTTctctaataataaattaaagttTTATGTAACATGTTTATCTTTGTGTATAATGGAAATAATATAACTGTAACTATAACTATCTGGTTCAGTGGGCGAATTGAGCTCGGGCCAAGACCCAACGCATACGGACAGAATCTGATATATAGAACCGTATGGCCTTAAATTGATCGAAGAATCGACGAATGGAAAAGCACGAGAGAAGACGAAAAAGATGCCAATTTTGATGATGGGTTGTGCCGGCTTCGGCCGTCAACTTCTCCACATTGTTTTCTGCCGCGACATTCACTACAATCAGGTGTACCAGTGTGTGTTTGTATTTTTTTTGTTCCTTTTTGTACTTATTGATGAACTGGAATGCGTGCTTTTTGGTTTTGGTGTGGGAGCATTCATTTGTTTCCTCTGTTGTTGGTGGATTGGGAAATGTTAAATGTTACAGAGATTGTGGTTGACTGTGTGACAGCAAATAAATGGTTGCACCCGATGTGTACAACTCAGAATTGGATGATGAATTTTTGCCGCAAGTTTACGAAATAAAGTCAAGTGGTTCTTCTTTGGGAACCCTCTCTGATCATGGTACGTTTTTTTCCTTCTCTCCTACCCG from Primulina eburnea isolate SZY01 chromosome 6, ASM2296580v1, whole genome shotgun sequence encodes:
- the LOC140833857 gene encoding putative pentatricopeptide repeat-containing protein At5g13230, mitochondrial yields the protein MLVRFQFEHMIIRQRWYKVLQKWTQISRQSEDYFLISCMKFGFASFAALEQQPWSNNKLSSSIQESESHVYSRMLQHCIKNEQPMIGKLVHCEILKRGVCLDLFASNVLLNFYIKDGSLREGVRVFDEMWKRNMVSFVTLIQGYSLFEEYGKAVKLFVRLHKEGHELNTFVFTTILKLVVSMELPEFGWCIHACVYKLGHDADAFVGTGLIDAYSICGLVDNAKEVFNGIVRRDMVSWTGMVACYAENNCFEDALDLYNQMRMDGLQPNNFTFASVIKACLGLGADSVGKSIHACILKTCYDMDQYVGVSLLDLYAGSGNIDDAQKVFREIPKDNVVPWSFMIARHSQCDRCEEALDLFLQMRKAFVCPNQFTLASVLQACASNESLGFGKQIHCLVVRNGLNTNVYVSNALMDVYAKCEEMEASMNLFSEFNDKNEVSWNTMIVGYVQLGDGEAAFQMFLNMCEEHVVATEVTYSSLLRACASLAALVAGCQIHSVVIKTLYNGDDSVSNALIDMYAKCGRIKDAQLIFDTMSQRDIVSWNSMISSYSMHGLGTEALQVYKDMLESGFTPNQLTFVGVLSACSNTGLLDQGQIYFTSMQEDHGIEPCMEHYTCMVSLLGRLGHLEKAVKMIDEIPSAPSVMVWRALLGACVAHKNVEIGKLAADRVLEMEPQDESSYVLLSNMYATAKRWDHVALVRKNMKKMRIKKEPGLSWIESQGLVHYFAVGDDSHEDIKLIRGMLEWLNVRSKREGYAPDNGVILLDVEEDEKGRLLWLHSERIALAFALTRMPPGSPIRIIKNLRTCADCHAAFKFISSFVHREIVIRDVNRYHHFQDGICSCHDYW